From a region of the Anaerobaca lacustris genome:
- a CDS encoding cation diffusion facilitator family transporter yields MNVAHAHRPKETGPFEEIHEYRGVEKRKLKLAMAITGTTMVVEIVGGILTNSLALLSDAGHMFTHLFALTVSFAAIVFASREPCHHRTFGLYRVEILAALFNSLFLFAVTGIILYAGIERLFNPRPVLGLQMLAVAVVGLLVNLASVLILHGSSHDDLNVKGAFLHVLADTVSSVAIIIGAVALYATGWDFIDPLLAIGISVLIFVWAYGLFREAVEILLESTPKGLSIEDVSRELKAAVPEIREIRDMHIWVITSNMYSLTAHIVANPVDAAGCNGLVSRVNAVLAEKYEIEHTTIQMDAA; encoded by the coding sequence ATGAATGTAGCACACGCGCACAGGCCGAAGGAGACGGGTCCCTTCGAGGAGATCCACGAATACCGGGGCGTCGAGAAACGCAAGCTGAAGCTCGCGATGGCCATCACGGGGACGACGATGGTGGTCGAGATCGTCGGAGGGATTCTGACGAATAGCCTGGCGCTGCTCAGCGACGCCGGACACATGTTTACCCACCTGTTTGCCCTGACCGTCAGCTTCGCGGCCATCGTATTCGCTTCGCGAGAGCCATGCCATCATCGGACCTTCGGGCTTTACCGGGTGGAAATCCTGGCGGCGCTCTTCAACAGCCTCTTTCTGTTCGCCGTGACGGGCATCATTCTCTATGCGGGCATTGAGCGGCTCTTCAATCCCCGGCCCGTCCTGGGACTTCAGATGCTGGCGGTCGCCGTGGTCGGTCTGCTCGTCAATCTGGCGAGCGTGCTGATCCTACATGGCAGTTCGCACGATGATTTGAATGTCAAAGGGGCATTCCTGCACGTCCTGGCGGACACCGTTTCGTCAGTCGCCATCATCATCGGGGCCGTGGCCTTATATGCCACCGGTTGGGATTTCATCGATCCCCTGCTGGCTATAGGGATTTCCGTGCTTATCTTCGTTTGGGCGTACGGCTTGTTTCGAGAGGCTGTGGAAATCCTCCTGGAGTCCACGCCGAAGGGGCTCAGCATCGAGGACGTGTCGCGCGAACTCAAGGCCGCCGTACCGGAGATCCGGGAGATTCGCGACATGCACATCTGGGTCATCACGTCGAACATGTACTCCCTGACCGCCCACATCGTGGCCAACCCGGTGGATGCCGCCGGCTGCAACGGCCTTGTCAGTCGCGTCAACGCGGTCCTCGCTGAGAAATACGAAATCGAGCACACCACGATCCAAATGGATGCGGCCTGA
- a CDS encoding TolC family protein: protein MNKHILGAVCVFPLIVGIAVATLAGGCMTRSRSQEPPAHSTRQIDPAGDVASPKVAEPQGAITLKNAIAHALLNSPSLKVFSLETRIADARKLQAGLRPNPELTLEVEDFAGSRDLSGFDASQTTIGIGQVLELAGKREKRVAVAAAEERLAQLDYEARRLDVMNQVTQAFIEVLAAQEQQNVAEDLVQLAEQVQEVVRQRVEAGKDSPVEQAKAQVALSSARITLRAAQKRLASARQILATAWGGESPRFEIATGDLHAVQSIPGFELLAGRIPENPAIERWIANEQARKADRALQKARVTPDLGVSGGLRYASEGDDTAFVVGLAIPLPVFDRNQAGVQAANLQLAQARENTKVAVLDARTSLSEATAQATSALAEATALRDEILPSAQNTLAATEEGYRQGKFDYLSLLDAQRTYFDAQQQYLNALTTYHKAKTDIELLVGRSIDTAEQDL from the coding sequence ATGAACAAGCATATCCTCGGTGCCGTCTGCGTGTTTCCCCTGATCGTGGGAATTGCGGTGGCTACCTTGGCCGGGGGCTGCATGACGCGCAGCAGGTCACAGGAACCGCCGGCTCACTCTACTCGTCAGATCGATCCTGCAGGCGACGTGGCATCGCCAAAGGTCGCTGAGCCGCAGGGAGCGATCACCCTGAAGAACGCTATCGCCCACGCACTGCTGAACAGCCCGTCGTTGAAGGTGTTCTCGCTGGAAACACGCATTGCCGACGCGCGGAAGCTGCAAGCGGGCTTGCGTCCCAATCCCGAATTGACCCTGGAGGTGGAGGATTTCGCAGGCTCGCGAGATCTGAGCGGCTTCGACGCATCCCAGACAACCATCGGGATCGGCCAGGTCCTGGAGCTTGCCGGCAAGCGTGAGAAGCGCGTGGCCGTCGCGGCCGCCGAGGAGAGACTGGCCCAGTTGGACTACGAGGCCAGGCGACTGGACGTGATGAACCAGGTCACGCAGGCGTTCATTGAGGTTCTGGCCGCCCAGGAACAGCAGAACGTGGCGGAGGACCTCGTGCAACTGGCCGAGCAGGTCCAGGAGGTCGTGCGCCAGCGGGTCGAGGCAGGCAAGGATTCCCCGGTTGAGCAGGCCAAGGCCCAGGTGGCTCTGTCGTCGGCACGCATCACGTTGCGAGCAGCCCAGAAGCGGCTGGCCTCGGCCCGACAGATCCTCGCGACCGCGTGGGGTGGGGAGAGTCCCCGATTTGAGATCGCGACAGGCGACCTGCACGCAGTCCAGTCAATCCCCGGTTTCGAGTTGTTGGCCGGACGCATCCCCGAGAATCCTGCCATCGAGCGGTGGATCGCCAACGAGCAGGCACGCAAAGCCGATCGGGCTCTTCAGAAGGCGAGGGTCACGCCGGACCTTGGCGTCAGTGGTGGGCTTCGATATGCCTCTGAAGGCGATGATACAGCGTTTGTTGTGGGTCTTGCGATTCCACTGCCGGTGTTTGACAGGAACCAGGCAGGCGTCCAGGCAGCGAATCTGCAACTGGCGCAGGCCCGGGAGAATACGAAAGTAGCCGTCCTGGACGCGAGAACGAGCCTGTCTGAGGCGACAGCGCAGGCGACCAGCGCCCTGGCCGAGGCGACCGCCCTGCGCGACGAGATACTCCCCTCGGCCCAGAACACGCTGGCGGCCACAGAAGAGGGCTACCGCCAAGGCAAGTTCGACTACCTGAGTCTGCTGGATGCACAGAGGACCTACTTCGACGCCCAGCAGCAATACCTCAATGCGTTGACAACCTATCACAAGGCCAAGACAGACATCGAACTGCTGGTTGGCCGATCCATCGATACCGCCGAACAGGACCTGTGA
- a CDS encoding efflux RND transporter periplasmic adaptor subunit, with protein sequence MKQNGFFVIIVLAAGVALGIGTAKLGLLPGGTGGDLAAVAATAEDAHDHAAGGHAHGDAKTSQITVWGARFEVFLEHPYLVAGEPAGFVTHVSDLTTGEPRTAGPVTFVLTNSSGALKEYVAPTPARAGIYIPQLTFPSPGEWAVTLKVPLDGAEHQVKLPAVRVYASQAEADTAPAQETPTGISFLKEQQWPVRMKVQPARSRTLGGKQALVIPHSALFEESGKQALFVQVAGETVQKRYPSLGQTDAGMVEVVSGVNEGEQVICEALAAVIEAERHDSGVEHAHDDAPSAGNDPARFGIETGPAGPGVLELRATLAGEVKLNANKVAHIVPQVPGRVREVRKDVGDPVQAGEVMAWLESTALGQAKIDYLSKFAEISCQAMELTRAREIHDNATHLLKVLESAPPLETLRDKDWGPMGSVRSELIGAYAELHYARAAHEREQQLFEKQITSGDDFHRAQSDLKKAEAVYQATRDTVAFEIRRGLIEATHAHQIRELDVVGAERNLYVLGLTAADMQILQKLAPSHSSHSHDSDADPTGSTATQAHDDGDHATENEHLAWYPLRAPFDGTVIDKRLSLGEAVKEDADAFVVADLGTVWVDFRVHQKDLPAIGLDQTILIECGLDRIEGKIAYLSPVVDNDTRTALARVIVPNPSGGLRPGTFVSGVVTLKDAEAPLVVEKSALQYIDDQPCVFAHDGHAFEKRHVMLGRTDGRYIEITAGLQPGETIVTKNAFRIKSEMEKAKTAVSGHGHVH encoded by the coding sequence ATGAAACAGAACGGTTTCTTTGTCATCATCGTGCTTGCCGCAGGCGTTGCCCTGGGAATCGGAACCGCCAAACTGGGCCTCCTGCCCGGCGGCACCGGGGGCGATCTTGCAGCGGTGGCCGCCACTGCGGAGGACGCACACGACCACGCCGCCGGGGGGCACGCCCATGGCGACGCAAAGACATCCCAAATCACTGTGTGGGGTGCGCGTTTCGAGGTGTTCCTGGAGCATCCATACCTCGTGGCCGGGGAGCCGGCGGGATTCGTGACGCACGTCTCCGACCTGACGACCGGCGAGCCGCGCACGGCCGGGCCGGTGACCTTTGTTCTCACCAACAGTTCCGGGGCACTGAAGGAATACGTCGCGCCCACACCTGCCAGGGCGGGCATCTACATCCCTCAACTGACCTTCCCCTCGCCGGGTGAATGGGCGGTCACGCTAAAAGTCCCCCTGGACGGCGCCGAGCATCAAGTAAAGCTGCCCGCCGTCCGGGTATATGCGTCACAGGCCGAAGCCGACACCGCACCGGCGCAGGAAACCCCAACCGGGATCAGTTTCCTGAAGGAGCAGCAATGGCCGGTACGGATGAAGGTCCAGCCGGCGCGCAGCCGTACCCTTGGCGGCAAGCAGGCGCTGGTTATTCCGCACTCCGCTCTGTTCGAGGAGAGTGGCAAGCAGGCGTTGTTCGTTCAGGTGGCCGGCGAGACCGTTCAGAAACGTTACCCCTCGCTCGGACAGACGGATGCAGGCATGGTCGAGGTCGTGTCCGGCGTGAATGAGGGTGAGCAGGTCATCTGCGAAGCTCTTGCGGCCGTGATTGAGGCCGAGAGACACGACTCCGGAGTCGAACATGCCCATGATGACGCTCCCTCGGCCGGAAACGACCCGGCCCGATTCGGCATCGAGACCGGGCCGGCTGGCCCGGGCGTCCTGGAACTTCGCGCGACGCTGGCCGGTGAAGTGAAGCTCAACGCCAACAAGGTGGCTCACATCGTCCCCCAGGTGCCCGGCAGGGTCCGCGAGGTACGCAAGGACGTGGGCGATCCGGTCCAGGCCGGCGAGGTGATGGCTTGGCTGGAGAGCACGGCACTGGGACAGGCCAAGATCGATTACCTGTCCAAGTTCGCCGAGATTTCCTGCCAGGCGATGGAACTGACGCGAGCCCGCGAGATCCACGACAATGCGACGCACCTCCTGAAGGTGCTGGAATCCGCGCCGCCATTGGAGACCCTGCGCGACAAGGATTGGGGTCCCATGGGCAGCGTCCGCAGCGAACTGATCGGCGCGTATGCGGAACTGCACTACGCCAGAGCCGCGCATGAGAGAGAGCAACAGCTTTTTGAAAAGCAGATCACCAGCGGCGACGATTTTCACAGGGCCCAAAGCGACTTGAAAAAGGCCGAGGCCGTCTATCAGGCGACACGGGATACAGTGGCCTTCGAGATTCGCCGCGGGCTGATCGAGGCGACGCATGCCCACCAGATTCGGGAGTTGGATGTGGTTGGGGCCGAACGCAATCTTTATGTTCTGGGCCTGACGGCGGCCGACATGCAGATTCTTCAGAAGCTCGCCCCGAGTCACTCGTCGCACAGTCATGATTCCGACGCCGATCCCACGGGCTCGACAGCGACACAGGCCCATGACGATGGGGACCACGCGACTGAAAACGAGCATCTCGCCTGGTATCCGCTGCGAGCGCCGTTTGACGGCACGGTCATCGACAAGCGTCTGTCGCTGGGCGAGGCTGTGAAGGAGGACGCGGATGCATTCGTGGTTGCCGATCTGGGGACCGTCTGGGTGGATTTCCGGGTCCATCAAAAGGACCTTCCCGCCATTGGACTTGACCAGACAATTCTCATCGAGTGTGGCCTCGACCGCATCGAAGGCAAGATCGCCTACCTGTCGCCCGTGGTCGACAACGACACGCGGACAGCCCTGGCGAGAGTCATCGTGCCCAATCCGTCCGGGGGCCTGCGGCCCGGCACGTTCGTCAGCGGCGTTGTGACGCTCAAGGACGCCGAAGCGCCCCTGGTCGTCGAGAAATCCGCGCTCCAGTACATCGACGATCAGCCCTGCGTCTTCGCCCATGACGGCCATGCCTTCGAGAAACGCCATGTGATGCTCGGCCGGACCGACGGCCGGTATATCGAAATCACGGCGGGATTGCAGCCGGGCGAGACCATCGTCACGAAGAACGCATTTCGCATCAAGTCCGAGATGGAGAAGGCCAAGACGGCCGTGAGCGGACACGGGCACGTGCATTGA